The genomic segment ATGTGATAGAAGGATTAATAAAACATGATGCGACTAAAAGTGCAGTAGAGGTATTTACAAAAGATTTCTATAGCCTAGTTGGTGAAGGAAATACAATGGAAGGTCTATAATTCATGGAGGAGAGCATTTAAAGGAAATAATTTAGTGTTCTTTTTACTATAGACTCACACATACAAATATTTTGACATATAATGAACTAGTATCATTACATGGAGTTGAAAATGCGTGATATACGGGCTGATTTTAGCTGGAGGTAAGGGCAGTAGACTATATCCTCTATCAAGAGCCGATCAACCAAAACAATTTTTAAAGCTAATTAACGATAAAAGTTTCTTAGTTAATACTGTTGATAGGATAATACCATTAATAGACAGAGATAATATTTATATTGTGACCAACATGGACTACAAAGAAAAGGTTAAGGATGAACTAATAGGAATTAGAGAGGAAAATATTTTTGTAGAGCCTGCTAATAAGGAAACTGCAACTTGTATAGGTTTGTCTGCAGTAAAATTATTAAAACAAGATGCTAATGCAGTAATGGTTGTATTACCATCAGATCACTATATTCAGGGTGAGAAGAATTATATAGATACTTTATCACAAGCAATAGAAATGGCAAATAGGAGAAGGTGTATCGTTACACTTGGGATTGAACCTAGTAGACCTGAAACAGGATATGGATATATAGAAATGGGGGAAAGAACTGCTGGAAGTATTCCAACTTATAAAATTGCAAGGTTTACAGAAAAACCAAATTCAGAGGTGGCTAAGGACTTTATATTAAAAGGAACTTATTTATGGAATTCTGGAATGTTTATATTTAGAGCTGATGTTATCCTAAGAGAAATAGAAAAATACTTGCCTAAATTGCATAAATCATTGATGGAAATATATAAAAATTTAGGAGAAGAAAATGAAGAGAATGTTATAAAAGAGCAATATGAACTTATAGACGGAATTTCTATAGACTTTGGAGTTATGCAAAGAACAAGAAAAGCATATGTTATTAAATGTGATTTTAGTTGGGATGATATGGGAAGCTTTGGCGCTTTAAGTAGGCTACTGAGCACTTATAGAAATAATAGTATATCTAAGAATGTTTATATTGACGATTGCGAGAATTGCTCTATATTTGGGGACAAGAATCTAATAATTGGGTTTGGAATAAAAGATCTAGTTGTAGTAGATGCTGGAGATGTCATTCTTGTAATGGATAAAAATAAGGATCAGGAAATAAAGCATTTATTAAATAGGCTAAACGAAAATAAAGAATATAATAAATTTCTATAGTAAGTAAGCTGTTTCGAGATATCTTAATGATATTGAAGCAGCTTATTTATCTTTGGAAATGCACTTAGAAAGCATGTGCAAGTTAGAGCAAGTCAATTATTAGAGGTATGAGTGAAGTTCAGTAGATAACAATGAAGGGGCTGTAGGAAGAACGATATTTAAGATTTAGAACAATAGAAGATCGTATACAAGAAATCTAGATACTTTCAATTAATGTATCAGGATGATATGATGATTTAATTGTTGAAATACAAAGTCGTTAGTATATTAAGTTATTAAATAGTTAGTTTAATAGTATAATTAATATCATGATTAATACTATAAATTATATGAATTAGTATATGAGGAAACCATATGAAATGTATGCTTAAACTATATTAAACTAATATTTTTGCTAATATAGTTTAATAAGTTATGAACTTTGATATTCTTGGGTATTAGTACATATAATACTTGAAGAAATCGATTAATAAAGTGTTGTAAATTTGAATCTAGAGTATTATTATAAGTGTACAAAACAAATTTAATTTATGAAAAAATAACGAAATGCCTAAATGAGGCATTTATAAAATATAAAATTTAATATGCAGAGGAAGTGGTCAAACATTGATGATCAATACTCATAAAATTATGGCAGAAAATATTATAAAATATGCTAATACAAAGAGTATTTATTTAATTAATAATAAAAGATTTATATGGGGGAACGTGAAACCTGATTGTGCGCCTAAATATAAATTTAAGAAACATTATTTTAATGAAAGTATAGATATGATTATTGAAAAGATTATACATTTATCATCATTATCATTGGAAGAAATATACTATGATATGACAATTGATAAGTTTAGTGAAGAGCTTGGAGTAATATGTCACTTTTTATGTGATTTTTTCTGTGCACCACACTATTATAGATGGGAATTTAAGAGTACGAGCGCTGTAAAACATCATATGATGTATGAG from the Clostridium beijerinckii genome contains:
- a CDS encoding mannose-1-phosphate guanylyltransferase produces the protein MIYGLILAGGKGSRLYPLSRADQPKQFLKLINDKSFLVNTVDRIIPLIDRDNIYIVTNMDYKEKVKDELIGIREENIFVEPANKETATCIGLSAVKLLKQDANAVMVVLPSDHYIQGEKNYIDTLSQAIEMANRRRCIVTLGIEPSRPETGYGYIEMGERTAGSIPTYKIARFTEKPNSEVAKDFILKGTYLWNSGMFIFRADVILREIEKYLPKLHKSLMEIYKNLGEENEENVIKEQYELIDGISIDFGVMQRTRKAYVIKCDFSWDDMGSFGALSRLLSTYRNNSISKNVYIDDCENCSIFGDKNLIIGFGIKDLVVVDAGDVILVMDKNKDQEIKHLLNRLNENKEYNKFL
- a CDS encoding zinc dependent phospholipase C family protein; this translates as MINTHKIMAENIIKYANTKSIYLINNKRFIWGNVKPDCAPKYKFKKHYFNESIDMIIEKIIHLSSLSLEEIYYDMTIDKFSEELGVICHFLCDFFCAPHYYRWEFKSTSAVKHHMMYEKNLAKVAKSFDPTGIINTHVDSSNIEEFIMQLQKQYDGTINYYNDLTFSYYVCDSVLNMILNNAFINENKVIKVI